The genomic segment CATATCATGCTTTGTGGCATGTATTAAAGCAAAAGGACAGTACTCACTCCAAACACGAACCAGTGCCATTACTTCACAGTCAGCCCTCACGGAAAGGCCAGCTGTAACAAAACTTCACTTTTTCTCTATCGGTTATAAATGAGTAGTCACTTTTTCTCTATTGGTTATAAATTAGTAGTAGATATTACTGAAGAAATATAGGCAAAGTTCCAGGGCTGTTTACTGTCTATTCTTATTAATAATCCTTAAACAGCATTTGAACAGATAGCATGAGCACCTGGTGGTTTGCAGATATGACACAAATCCCAGAATGTGGCTTCCAAGTTCCGAGTGCCGTACAATATGAAGGCATGCCAAGGTGCCTTGTTGGGGGCTCTTAACATTCCgagtttttcattacttttggtGAAAAgtaatctgcatttttttttgcttttggtatcaatcttttttttttttgctaaatatTGTGATGCACAGTATCTACAGTATAAAAAAACTTGGCCGCTTAAGCGGTCCAATATTTTATAGCACTTGGCATTCAATGATCTGCAATGGGGCCTTCATGCTGCAATGAACAAGAAACAGTCAGTGGAACTTGCCTCCGCCAGTCAGCAGATGGCAGGGATCCCTCATCGCTGGCCCTGTAGGCATACAGCACCTCTCGAAACTCTTCTGGAGTGGCGTAAGGCACTCCCTGTGGCTTCTGTCCCTGCCAGGCCGCATTGCAGTGGATCAACAGCTCATAACCTGTGCTTCCAATCATGTAGTCTAACATGATCTCGTCACCCTCAGATAGAGCGCAGCGGAGGTCACCCGTGATGTTTCTTCCATTCTTGTAGAGACAAACTGCCATGACATCTATGGAATTTGAGATTCCCTGTAGTCCAAATCTGACTCTTGCAGAGCGCTCTTGGACTCGCTCGACCACTGCTTTTGTATTACTGTGCACAGACACGCAGCACCCTGGGGAGGATAACCTTGTGTCAGTGGGTGCCCAGGGAGGTGGACCACTGGAGTTGCTGCTGTTGTGGCTAACCTGTAAAATGTGCAATCAGATAGTTCTTTACGCAAGGCAGACACATCAGCATTTGGTCAATTATAGTTAAATGTCAATATAACTAAGTCGCTGAAGTTGGCAGTTTCTTTCATTACACAGTAGACTTCCTTTAATACGACTCCAGTCAATTCAATCCCGATCGAAGGTCCCGGCTGGTGCCCGTGCCTTTCTATGGGCctaaactttcgttatttcgatcaTGACCAGTAAGCACGTACGCGCCTGGCCCCTATGGTGATTCCAATAACGACTCCTTTAGTAGCAGTGTCTGTCTTGGCGGAGCTGAGGGGACAGTGAACGCATTGAACACACCGTCTCCTGTCGAAAACGtctattttcggcctgccctaaGAAAATTTCCAAGCAATaatggtagctcacaatgtctgattacggtatttactCGACTCTAACAGGCGTCTTTTGTTTTCCGAGGAAATTGGGCCGAAAATTATCTGCACAGTGCAATCTGATATGGAACCAAAACCGCCTTCGCGGCATCCGTGCGTTTTACCTCATAGCACAGCTGCAAAGCGGTGAAGCTGACTCTAAACcgtgcggcaaagctgactttagaaaaccaGCCGCCATTCTAAAAAAATCGGGTGCGCATTAGATGTATACTTTGGTTAGGAGCTTTATGTCTTATGTTAGTTTTCTACTCTGAAGACATAGGCAGTGGGCACGCGTTTGATTCGGAGGCGTGTTAAACTCGAGCAAACACAaccaaatgaatcagcggtgcGTTTGGAGCTTTTTCTgaatcttgtttaattcgacccgccgGATAATTCGATCATTTCGTTATACTAAATTTCGCCTTTTAgtcaaataagtacagtcgcatGCAGAGTCTTCTTAGACGTACGGAACGGGCCGCAAAagtttccgaattattgggcaatcggaaaaaaatttcaatgagagaaaaaaataatatttgtcgAATTTGAAAGTCGGCAGCCAAAGATGCGATCTCAAGCTCTGCCGACGATCTCTTCACATAGGCAGTACGAAGCCTGTGACGCTTTCGCATCCACTCCCCACCCCACGGCTGATATTGTCGCCCGTAGAGGGATGACACTGGTCACGAAAAGTGCATGCAGGCAGAGGGGAACGAACGCTTCgtctgcctgtcgcttcaacgcatctCTGGAACTCGAGATTACGTGACCTCCAGGTACTGAACTCGCGGGAAAGACAGCGCACACGACGTCTCGGATGGCCCAGCTTCTGCAACCACCACAGATTACCTCCAAGGTGGCGTGCGATAACCGCGAATTCGCTTAGCCGCGCCGTGCACGGCGACGGCCAGGCAGAGGAATCATGCGCTcgcccgccccccccctccctccttccctcaaCTCCCACAACAATACCACACACTTGATCGCATTACCGTGTGCCACTTCCGCTTGCGTGCGCATCAAGCCAttatccttctcggctcacagtcgcatgctttccctcgcacccacagcatacgaCGCACGATAGGAtcttaaacgagaagaaagggggttaaccgaggggcccgatttttattagtcatatcataataTGAAGGTATAATATAGTAAtatgaaatgcgaaggttgtgggattgttccccacctgccgcaagctgttttttcatccattttcattcccattaatttattgtttctttatttcatgtattaagcacaagtaatttcccctatgttgtccttggtgtcagtgtttgttggcttcttatgatatgataggatcttattgcacttggacttccAACATGTCAGCGAGAGGGTCTCGTTACTATGTTGCTCCACTTCGGCAGCCGCTCTGTCAGCATGCGATTTGAGAGTTACGTTTGCAAGCAACCACATGTAATTTAACGATTTGATCATCTGTGCCCGCGGCAGTTTCCATTTACTGCGTCAGTAATTCTTTGCAGTGGCCATTAAATtgtgttatattgaaattgtgtatAAGCATACTTCGTTACACTGGGGTTCCAAATACGTGGTGTTGTACGTATGGACAGCCAGTTATAAAAACTttaatacttcgttatatcgagaattgtCGTTATATtaaggtttaactgtacatgtTAAACATATACAGTGTTATATACTTAACAGACAAACACAAGCAGCTACTTACACATCCACTGTCCAAGCCAAGTTTTTCTAATGCAACAGCATCTGTAACACACCCAAACAAACCTCACTAATTTCTCACGCTGATCTTTGCCAAAGTCGGAAAAGACTTATCACTGCAAGACAAATGTAAAGAAAGCTGGTGCAAGGATGCACTAACATAACAGGTATAGTAAAAGAAGCCGGAATGACTGCGAAGTGACGCAACGCGAATAAAGAAACAAGATGAGAAAGCATTCCTCTCTGTGTCACTCTAGCTGACATTAAAACAGTGAATTTATCACAATCTGCTCCACTCACGTTTTACGTGCATAGATGCCGCAGATAACTGTGTTGatttcaagttttttttataAGTGTGTCTTCTTATGAGCAATGCGCAGTCAGCTCAACTACAAAACTGCAAAGAAGCAATGTGGATGCATCATTATGTTCTACTCATTAAGTTGAGAAACTGTTATGGGGCTAAACCAGGTGCCACATTCTCAGTTTATCACTTTCAGCATCAGTACTTTCACCTTTGCATAATGTGGCATCCAATGCCATGGCTCATTGAAACAATGGGCATTCTTCCCACTTGCTTAGCCCATCAGGTTACACTGAAAGCCATGCTCCCCGACTCTGTCAAGAATATGACTCCAGCATTGGTAAAAAATAAAGAGGGGTGGCATCTCTTACTCTGCAACTAAACCTATCTTCGGGCTTGCCATCATCGAAAGATAAAAATATAACACCGATCATATCAAAGACAAAACTGGAAGAACAAGAAGCAGCTTACATGTCTGTTCTTGTCATTCTTTATGTTGATAGCATTGATCATTTACTTTTACTTATGCAGTACCTTGAATTTAGCTATGTGGTTGCACACCGGAAAAAGCCTTTACCTGCACCCATAGATGAGGAAAGAACCAACGCAATATGAGCACTAACCATACCCAGAAgagtttgggtgcgagctagttggtacggatcattcatatttaaaacagcgccaaaaaaacacggacatgggaggacacaggacgagcactgaaaaggtgttgttggcagtcagtgcttgtcctgtgtcctcccttgtccatgtttttttggtgctgttttaaatatgaactAACCATACCAACTGATCCTCTTTATGAATGATGCACctaattttttcttcttgtcaaGTTTTGGTTTTGAGCTCCAAATTTCTGGCCAAATGTCTTCAGCCAAGATTTattgacaggcagcaagcgtcatttgtagTATCAGAGCAGGAACAGAGGATGAGGAAGGAGAGAGTTGGTGTGCTGTCAGAGGGAAAATGCCGGTGCAAGGTCCCCAATTGCAGCGGTATCACAGGGAATGTAGAGTAAATGCAGTGTACATCTCCATTCGACATTCCAACGAGAACTGTACGTACAGGTTTCAAATGAACCCATAGGTGGCTTGGGATGAAGCTCACTTCCAATGTTCTGGCTGCTGTTGCCAGAACACCGGAACAGTGTTTCAAACAGTGACACACTTGTTTCCTTTGGCTGTACTCATGTGCGGCAGCTGCAGCAATCTCGATAATGGAACGAGCTAGTCTGTGATGAAATCATCACGCGCCGACCTCCACGACACTGGAGAGTAAAACTAGTTCATAAAAGCAAGTGTTAAAGTAAATTATTTGGAACGGTGTGTtgcctgccattttttttttattattttagggTTTTAAGGCTTTGGTTCTTCATTTACGGAAAAAAAATAGTTAAAAATCTCATGCTGGTGCTTCTATAGCACACTTCAAAGTACATGGTTCCTTCTTACCGGGTTTATCGCTTACGTTGCCTTTCTTGGGAACAGCCACAGTTGCCTGCCTTTCATCAGCAGCGGTGGTAGGCAGGCCATCACTTACTCGTGTGGCCCACTGTTTTTCGCCGTTGCTGACAAATGTGGTGTCAAAGTGGAAGCCTTGTCCAGTTGTCCTCTCGGAAGTGATTGTGTATCTgctgcagaaaagaaaagagaattgTGGTAGACAATGCTGTCAGATGAAACCGAGCCATCAAGTGGGTCTGCTGTGAAATCCCACTTAAAAACTCAAACCTCAATACAACACTTGAAGCAATATTGGATTGCAAAAAACTTTATAAAAGAACACTGTATATAAATTTATGCAAGCATCCATACCTGCACGTACTTGCACGCATTTGTGTTTGTTCATGCACAGAGGTGTGTATGTGCACGTTTTGTCATATGTAGAACTAAAGCCATTAAAATCTGGCAGACTAGAAAACTAGGGTGCCTAATGTAATATACGAGGAGAAAAACCAGACACGCCAGAATCCAGAGTAAAACCAGCTAATGTTCTAATTATGATTAAGCCACCTTAGAATACTTCTACTTATCTGCACAACACTGATCTCCATGCCTAAAACATCTACTAAGGCTTCTAAAAAATTAGTCAAGTTCATCTCAGCTCACACTAATGAGGTAAGAAGCGGAGAAATCACTACACCAAAACAACATGATCATAAAGGTTGAAGTTAGAAACATGGAATGGCTCAATGAACTTGAAATGTAGTACCTTAAGCTACATTTTCAGTTCTAAACATTCTAGTTCAACCAGCTCTTCAATGTTTTCTAATGTGAGCCTTTATGACTCTGTTTGGTTGTAACCAttcctccctgtctttccttatTCTTGTGAGCTGTCTCTTGTGCTACAGCACATGTTTGTCAGTACAAGCCCAACTTCTGTTCTGCTAAGCTGCATGGCAGACGTAATTCTTCATTACAGCTGAGCAGTATTCTTCGCTCTATCCTGTACACACACTTTGCTTCACACAAGGCTACGAAAAATGGATTTCACTTGTGCCAGATATTTTATATATGGGACGGATGATTTCTCAATGCAAGTATCGTCCATCTCCTTGTGAAAAGCAGCCATCACATATTGTTTGGAATGCTCGGCTAGAAACTGCACGACAGTCAGTGTGATCCCGGTATCTTTTCTATACTATTTGATGTCGTTATGGTTAATGAAGAAGCATGATCTGCCCATTTCCCATCTTATAACTGCTGCCTACAGCAAAAAGGAGCAGCGTCCCCATATGACTGCTTCTCCTTAACATTTGAGGgcacactaaaggaaaaataCCAAGTTACAGCCATATCACATTTTAACAGCACTATGCATGAGATGCCTTAATTCAGAATGCGGTTCAAGCATTGCCAAATGAGCTCATTTTAGTGCTGTCCAAAATTTCAGCTATAATCCAGAGTTCTAGCAACTCAGTATGGCGTCAAATTTGCACTCATTTCCGGCTGTCCCAAGCACAAGATTCGAAATAAATATGCAGTGAGATAATTGCAGTCACCACCTGTGCATTCTTCCTCTGTAGCTTTGTGCCACTTGTGGGTTTGATGACAATGTTTGTTTTTATGAAACTTGGCTCATTAGGAAAATTCCTGCGGAACATGTTTGCTATATTTGGTGATCCCATACTTCCGAGTTGATTAATTTGGCATCAAGCTATCTGCCAGCCTTCTGGTTAAACTCGGGTGGTAGAGAAAACTTCTGCGAAATGTTGCTGGACCAGTCTTTGGTATACCAACCAGAATTTTTCTTTGACATCGAACCATTGTCTAAGTTTCCTTTGTTGCTTCATGCTACTCAAAGGAGGAGGATGATTTTTCGCTGCTGCGAGACCAAGCTGTGTAAACATGAATGTACTCACGGTGGCCGATCAGTGCTGGCAGGAGCAGGACGACGGCTTGTTGGCACAGGGACGTTGTGCTCCCAGGACTCCTTGGAGAAATGGCCGTCATCGAGTGTGCACTCGGGCTTTTCAGAACGGTTGTCGTAACTAGCTGGCAAAAAAATGGGCTTGTCCTTCGGACCATTGCCCTGACTGACTGGGGCACTGTGTTCCATGGTGGAGATTTTTCTTCCACAGTCAACTAAATTCGACTCTGCTGGAAACGCTTCCTTTTTTTCAGTGTCACTGTTCTTTACAGCTGGCACCGACATTGTTGGTGCAACGTCAGTATGGAACACTTGACTGTACCTGCTGCTGTTAGCGCTGATGGGACCAGGAAGGACATTTGCTGAAGCAGGTATTTTGGTGTCCTTGGAGAGTTGTTGCCAGGCTGAGTGCATGGCTGATGCACCATTTTCAATTGTGCTCCAAGGTCTCTGAAAAGGTGCACGGGGGTCGGATGTAAACGGCACAAGAATGAGCTGATTTACGAGGCCCTTGTTCACACTGGAGCACTCATTGGCAGGTGCAATGCCTCTCCAGTTGGAGCATTCATCTGCATTGCCCCAGTAGCTGGTGCAGGTCACCTCTTTCTTTACACTACTCGCTGCATATCCTGTAGGCGTCTGGCCAAACACAAAAACTTCACTAGATTCTTCTCGTCGGACAGTGGTCAGTGATGTTACCTGAAACGCTGTGCCGTCCTTAATAGCCCGCGCATGGAAGCAGACCTTGTCGCCGACAGAGAAAATATCTGAAACTTTCTCGGATGGCTTCAAAAGTGTTCCAGGAATACAGCTTCTGTCAAAGACTGCAGAGAGTACATCTCTTGGGCCAAACTTCAGAGATCCACCGTCTCTGCTGACGCAGCTAATAGTGCCCACTTCATTCTCTAATTTCATATTGCTGTCTGCACAAGGCATTGACACACTCATGGGGCTGGCGGCAGCTTCATTCTCAGATTCGAGGCGTCTTACACGAATCGCTTGGTAACGTACTTTAAACTTTACTGGACTTACTTCGGCATCCAGGATTACTCTGTCATTTTCCTTTAGGCCTAAATTCTTCATGTCATTTGGCCTCGGGTTTAAAATAGTTGACCTGTGTACAAACACAGATCTACGTGGGTGTTCTACTGTGATGAACCCATAACCGTTCATGACACATGAGACGGTGCCTCTGAGATTATATAGGCTTTGTGAATCTGTGTCGCAATCTGTGGGCATTTTAGGCCTTGCTGCCACTGTCTCCTTGTTTCCAGCGCTTTAGACCTTGTCAGGGTACATCAGAACAGCAGGAGCAGAAGCTGCAGCACAATGTTGTCATTCGATGACTTCGATGTGGCTCACTACAAAAGAAGAGAAGATCACGAATGCCGAGCGTTGGAAGCATATGTGAACATTAGAAGAATAGGTTGTGCGGTTCCAATAAGCATGCGCTGGTCAACACTAC from the Dermacentor variabilis isolate Ectoservices chromosome 9, ASM5094787v1, whole genome shotgun sequence genome contains:
- the LOC142557453 gene encoding uncharacterized protein LOC142557453 isoform X2, whose protein sequence is MPTDCDTDSQSLYNLRGTVSCVMNGYGFITVEHPRRSVFVHRSTILNPRPNDMKNLGLKENDRVILDAEVSPVKFKVRYQAIRVRRLESENEAAASPMSVSMPCADSNMKLENEVGTISCVSRDGGSLKFGPRDVLSAVFDRSCIPGTLLKPSEKVSDIFSVGDKVCFHARAIKDGTAFQVTSLTTVRREESSEVFVFGQTPTGYAASSVKKEVTCTSYWGNADECSNWRGIAPANECSSVNKGLVNQLILVPFTSDPRAPFQRPWSTIENGASAMHSAWQQLSKDTKIPASANVLPGPISANSSRYSQVFHTDVAPTMSVPAVKNSDTEKKEAFPAESNLVDCGRKISTMEHSAPVSQGNGPKDKPIFLPASYDNRSEKPECTLDDGHFSKESWEHNVPVPTSRRPAPASTDRPPRYTITSERTTGQGFHFDTTFVSNGEKQWATRVSDGLPTTAADERQATVAVPKKGNVSDKPDAVALEKLGLDSGCVSHNSSNSSGPPPWAPTDTRLSSPGCCVSVHSNTKAVVERVQERSARVRFGLQGISNSIDVMAVCLYKNGRNITGDLRCALSEGDEIMLDYMIGSTGYELLIHCNAAWQGQKPQGVPYATPEEFREVLYAYRASDEGSLPSADWRSTDRNCPRSVESYKATVDPEQLPLQAAEAPGTAAGACHEDRQALDEVTLRRLAAHMKNAVESQIHQVMQRVKLESLRRFGIPEEAIGVSDRNGPSVESYKTIVDLKKPPLQAVEAPGTAAGAGHKDEEALEKEIMDRITTQLWKEIPEVIHNVLQAIRLKFLVQWGLLQKTTAVNYSGYYSG
- the LOC142557453 gene encoding uncharacterized protein LOC142557453 isoform X1; amino-acid sequence: MPTDCDTDSQSLYNLRGTVSCVMNGYGFITVEHPRRSVFVHRSTILNPRPNDMKNLGLKENDRVILDAEVSPVKFKVRYQAIRVRRLESENEAAASPMSVSMPCADSNMKLENEVGTISCVSRDGGSLKFGPRDVLSAVFDRSCIPGTLLKPSEKVSDIFSVGDKVCFHARAIKDGTAFQVTSLTTVRREESSEVFVFGQTPTGYAASSVKKEVTCTSYWGNADECSNWRGIAPANECSSVNKGLVNQLILVPFTSDPRAPFQRPWSTIENGASAMHSAWQQLSKDTKIPASANVLPGPISANSSRYSQVFHTDVAPTMSVPAVKNSDTEKKEAFPAESNLVDCGRKISTMEHSAPVSQGNGPKDKPIFLPASYDNRSEKPECTLDDGHFSKESWEHNVPVPTSRRPAPASTDRPPRYTITSERTTGQGFHFDTTFVSNGEKQWATRVSDGLPTTAADERQATVAVPKKGNVSDKPDAVALEKLGLDSGCVSHNSSNSSGPPPWAPTDTRLSSPGCCVSVHSNTKAVVERVQERSARVRFGLQGISNSIDVMAVCLYKNGRNITGDLRCALSEGDEIMLDYMIGSTGYELLIHCNAAWQGQKPQGVPYATPEEFREVLYAYRASDEGSLPSADWRSTDRNCPRSVESYKATVDPEQLPLQAAEAPGTAAGACHEDRQALDEVTLRRLAAHMKNAVESQIHQVMQRVKLESLRRFGIPEEAIGVSSDRNGPSVESYKTIVDLKKPPLQAVEAPGTAAGAGHKDEEALEKEIMDRITTQLWKEIPEVIHNVLQAIRLKFLVQWGLLQKTTAVNYSGYYSG
- the LOC142557453 gene encoding uncharacterized protein LOC142557453 isoform X6, which encodes MFRNRYTITSERTTGQGFHFDTTFVSNGEKQWATRVSDGLPTTAADERQATVAVPKKGNVSDKPDAVALEKLGLDSGCVSHNSSNSSGPPPWAPTDTRLSSPGCCVSVHSNTKAVVERVQERSARVRFGLQGISNSIDVMAVCLYKNGRNITGDLRCALSEGDEIMLDYMIGSTGYELLIHCNAAWQGQKPQGVPYATPEEFREVLYAYRASDEGSLPSADWRSTDRNCPRSVESYKATVDPEQLPLQAAEAPGTAAGACHEDRQALDEVTLRRLAAHMKNAVESQIHQVMQRVKLESLRRFGIPEEAIGVSSDRNGPSVESYKTIVDLKKPPLQAVEAPGTAAGAGHKDEEALEKEIMDRITTQLWKEIPEVIHNVLQAIRLKFLVQWGLLQKTTAVNYSGYYSG
- the LOC142557453 gene encoding uncharacterized protein LOC142557453 isoform X3 — encoded protein: MPTDCDTDSQSLYNLRGTVSCVMNGYGFITVEHPRRSVFVHRSTILNPRPNDMKNLGLKENDRVILDAEVSPVKFKVRYQAIRVRRLESENEAAASPMSVSMPCADSNMKLENEVGTISCVSRDGGSLKFGPRDVLSAVFDRSCIPGTLLKPSEKVSDIFSVGDKVCFHARAIKDGTAFQVTSLTTVRREESSEVFVFGQTPTGYAASSVKKEVTCTSYWGNADECSNWRGIAPANECSSVNKGLVNQLILVPFTSDPRAPFQRPWSTIENGASAMHSAWQQLSKDTKIPASANVLPGPISANSSRYSQVFHTDVAPTMSVPAVKNSDTEKKEAFPAESNLVDCGRKISTMEHSAPVSQGNGPKDKPIFLPASYDNRSEKPECTLDDGHFSKESWEHNVPVPTSRRPAPASTDRPPYTITSERTTGQGFHFDTTFVSNGEKQWATRVSDGLPTTAADERQATVAVPKKGNVSDKPDAVALEKLGLDSGCVSHNSSNSSGPPPWAPTDTRLSSPGCCVSVHSNTKAVVERVQERSARVRFGLQGISNSIDVMAVCLYKNGRNITGDLRCALSEGDEIMLDYMIGSTGYELLIHCNAAWQGQKPQGVPYATPEEFREVLYAYRASDEGSLPSADWRSTDRNCPRSVESYKATVDPEQLPLQAAEAPGTAAGACHEDRQALDEVTLRRLAAHMKNAVESQIHQVMQRVKLESLRRFGIPEEAIGVSSDRNGPSVESYKTIVDLKKPPLQAVEAPGTAAGAGHKDEEALEKEIMDRITTQLWKEIPEVIHNVLQAIRLKFLVQWGLLQKTTAVNYSGYYSG
- the LOC142557453 gene encoding uncharacterized protein LOC142557453 isoform X4, producing MPTDCDTDSQSLYNLRGTVSCVMNGYGFITVEHPRRSVFVHRSTILNPRPNDMKNLGLKENDRVILDAEVSPVKFKVRYQAIRVRRLESENEAAASPMSVSMPCADSNMKLENEVGTISCVSRDGGSLKFGPRDVLSAVFDRSCIPGTLLKPSEKVSDIFSVGDKVCFHARAIKDGTAFQVTSLTTVRREESSEVFVFGQTPTGYAASSVKKEVTCTSYWGNADECSNWRGIAPANECSSVNKGLVNQLILVPFTSDPRAPFQRPWSTIENGASAMHSAWQQLSKDTKIPASANVLPGPISANSSRYSQVFHTDVAPTMSVPAVKNSDTEKKEAFPAESNLVDCGRKISTMEHSAPVSQGNGPKDKPIFLPASYDNRSEKPECTLDDGHFSKESWEHNVPVPTSRRPAPASTDRPPRYTITSERTTGQGFHFDTTFVSNGEKQWATRVSDGLPTTAADERQATVAVPKKGNVSDKPDAVALEKLGLDSGCVSHNSSNSSGPPPWAPTDTRLSSPGCCVSVHSNTKAVVERVQERSARVRFGLQGISNSIDVMAVCLYKNGRNITGDLRCALSEGDEIMLDYMIGSTGYELLIHCNAAWQGQKPQGVPYATPEEFREVLYAYRASDEGSLPSADWRSTDRNCPRSVESYKATVDPEQLPLQAAEAPGTAAGACHEDRQALDEVTLRRLAAHMKNAVESQIHQVMQRVKLESLRRFGIPEEAIGVRSWPQGRRGS